In the Sandaracinus amylolyticus genome, AGATCGAACCGGGCGACGTGATGGTCATCCGGTACGAGGGGCCGCGCGCCAACGGCATGCCCGAGATGTACTTCGCCTCGGCCGTCCTCGACGCGGATCCCGTGCTCGGCCCGACGACCGCGCTCGTGACCGACGGGCGCTACTCGGGCGCGATGAAGGGCCCGTGCATCGGTCACGTCTCGCCCGAGGCCGCCGACGGAGGACCGATCGCGCTGGTCGAGGAAGGCGATCTCGTCGCGATCGACATCCCGCGGCGCGAGCTCGCGCTCGTCGGCCTCCACGGACGCCGCGCGACCGAGGGGGAGGTCGCGCGCGCATTGGCGGAGCGGCGCGCTCGGTGGAGGCCTCCGCCGCCGCGCCACGACACCGGCATCCTGTCGCTCTTCGCGCGCGTCGCGAGCTCGGCGTCGACCGGCGCGTCGCTGACGCTGACGCCGGCCGACCACGACGGCCCGCCGGCGGCGATCGGCCCCGTCGACGACGGCGTGTCTCCCGCTGGCGCGCAGGCGGCTCCCCTCGACCCGACACGCTGGGACTGGCGCGCTCCGGCGCGGGTGAAGGTGGTCGTCCTCGACTACGACTTCGGCGACATCGAGGTCGAGCGATCGATCATCGAGGGCGCAGGCTTCGAGCTCGTCGGCGCCCAGTGCAAGAGCGAGGACGAGGTCATCGACGTCGCTCGCGACGCCTACGGCGTGCTCTGCCAGTACGCGCACGTCGGCGCGCGCGCGATCGATGCCCTCACGCACTGCCGCGTCATCGCGCGCTACGGCACCGGAGTCGACATCGTCGACGTCGACGCCGCGACCGAGCACGGGATCCAGGTGACCAACGCGCCGAACGAGTGGTGCTCCGACGAGGTGGCCGACCACGCCGTCTCGCTCTGGTTGGCGGCCGCTCGGAAGATCCCGACGTACGACGCGGCCACGCGACGTGGCGAGTGGAAGTGGCAGACCGGCAAGCCGATCGGACGGCTGCGCGGGCGCGTCTTCGGACTCCTCTCGTTCGGCGCGATCGCGCGCTCGATCGCCGATCGCGCGCGGCCGTTCGGGGTCGAGCTGTGGGCGCACGATCCCTTCCTCGACGGCGAGGTGATCCGCGCGCACGGAGTGAAGCCGGTCTCCTTCGCGGAGCTGGTCGCGGGCTCCGACTACCTCGTCATCCAGTCGCCGCTCACGAGCGAGACGCGCGGCCTGTTCGGCGAGGACGTCCTCCGCAGCATGAAGCGCAGCGCGATCCTCGTGAACACGGCGCGCGGGCCCATCGTGCCCGATCACGTGCTCCACCGCGCTCTCACGGAAGGATGGATCGCGGGCGCCGCGCTCGACGATCTCGAGGAGGAGCCGGCGAAGAGCCGTGACTGGCGGCCCGACAATCCGCTCCTCGCGCTCGACAACGTGATCGTGACGCCGCACGCGGCGTACTACTCCGAGGAGTCGATCCACATGGTGCGCAGCATCGCGGCGAGCGAGGTCGTGCGCGTGCTGACGGGACATCGCCCGAGCTCCCCGGTGAACGTCGTCGAGGAGCCCGAGCGCGACAGCGCATGAGCGATCACGCGCTCAGCTGCTCGGCGAACGCCTGACGATCGAGCTCGGTCCACGAGCGCGTGATGCGCCCGCCGCGCAGCTCGAAGAAGCTCATCCCGCGGTGCGTGATCGTTCGTCCGGTCGGCGCGAACGTGCGGAACGTCCCGCGGTGGGTGCCCGACCACGACCACCGCACCGCGACGCGATCGCCCTGCGCGATCACCTCGTCGAGCACGTACTGGATGTCGGGGAACCCGCCGCGCAGCGTGTCCACCAGCGCGCCGAACGACGCCGGCCCGCGCCCGCCCTGCGGGCCCTCGTAGTCGGCGGCGAAGAGCTCGGGGAGCAGCTCGGTGCGCCGCTGGTTCACGACCTCGTCGAACACCCGCCGCACCACGCTGCTCGCATCGCTCGGCGCGAGTCCACGGCGCAGCACCTCTTCGAGCGTCACGCGCCCGCGCACCGTGCGCCCCGCGCCCTCGTAGGCGAGCAGCCCGCGCGCGGCGCCTTCGCTCAGCTCGCGGAACAGCGACGCGACGTTCTCCGACATCCCGGTGCTCGTCAGCGCGGGCACGATCGCGTCGATCGGCACCACCCGCGCCGTCACCTCGCGACCCAGGATCTCCGACGCGATCGCCGCGGCCTCGACGAAGCTGCGATCCCGCGGACCGCGCACCTCGACGATCTCGGTCGCGCTCGGGGGCGCGAGCAGCGCGTCCGCCGCGACGTCGCCGAGATCGTGCGCCGCGACCATCGGCATCGCGAAGCTCTCGCCGCCGCCGAGCACCGGCAGCACTCCGTCGCTGCGCATCGGATGGGCGCTCGCGAGCAGGTTCTCCATGAAGAACGGCGCGCGCACGAACGTGAAGCGCGTCCCGCCGACCGCGCGCAGCGCGACCTCGGCCTGATGGCTGAGCCGCGTGGGCCCGGTGCCCGCCTCGTGCTGCGCGCCCACCGACGAGAGGAACACCGCGTGCGGCACCTTCGCGCGCCGCAGCCCCTCGACGTAGCCCGCGACGATCGAGCGGCTCTTCGCGAGCAGATCGCGCGCCTGCAGATCGGGCGGCACGATCAGGTACGCGCCCTCCGCGCCCTCGAGCGCGCGCGCGACGAGCGCCGCGTCGGTGACGTCGCCCACCACGAGCTCGGCGCCCTTCGCCGCGAGCGCCGCGCCCTTGTCGCGATCGCGCACCACCGCGCGCACCTTCGCGCCCGCCGCGAGCAGGCGCTCCACGACGACCGATCCCGTGTTCCCCGTGGCTCCGAAGACAGTGAGCATCTCGTTCTCTCCTTCGATGCGCTCACCGTGCCTCCCGGCTCGTCATGCGGCCAATGCATGCGAGGATATGACCTTCATGCACGAAGTGGATGACGCTCCGAGCCTCGATCTGTTGCGCTGCTTCGTCACCCTGCACCGCGAGCGGCACCTCTCGCGCGCCGCGATCCGCCTCGGCCTGAGCCAGCCCGCGATGAGCCGCGCGCTCACCCGGATGCGCGAGTCGTTCGGCGATCCGCTCTTCGTGCGCACCCCGCGCGGGATGGTCCCGACCGCGCGCGCCGACGAGCTCGCGCCGCGGGTGGTCGCGGTGCTCGAGGCCGCCGCCGCGCTGGTGCGCCCGACCGAGCTCGATCCGGCGCAGCTCACGCGCACGTTCACCGTCGCGACCTCGGGCTTCGTCGACGCGCTGCTCCTGCCTCGGCTCACCCCGCTCCTGCTGCGCGAGGCGCCGGGCGTGGCGATCACCACCCGGCCGGTCGCCGACGATCTCGCGGAGTCGCTCGCGAGCGGGCGCGTCGATCTGATGATCGGCGTCGGCGACGGCGTGCCGCGCGACGCCCATCGCACCCGGCTCTACGAGGAGAGCTGGGTCTGCGCGGTGCGGCAGGATCATCCCGACGTGGGCAAGCGCCTGACCCTCGAGCGCTTCGTGAAGCTCCCGCACCTCCTGGTCGCGCCGGGAGGGAACCCCGGCAGCCACGTCGATCGTGCGCTCGCTGCGCGCGGGCTCGCGCGGCGCGTCGTGGTGCGCATCCACGCGTTCGCGCCGGCGCCCGCGATCGTCGCCAGCTCGGACCTCGTGGTCACTGCGCCGCGCCGGGTGATCGAGCCGCTCGCCCGCCCGTTCGGGCTGCGCCTCTTCCCGACGCCGATCGAGATTCCGAGCTCGACCATCGTCGCAGCGTGGCACCCGCGGGCCCAGGACGATCCCGCCCACGCCTGGTTCCGCACCGCGCTGGTCACCGCGGTGCGGTGAGCCGTTCCGCATGTTCCATCATGGAACGGGACGCTCGGCCGATCTCCGCGTTTTGCCCACGAATTGCGCTGGCACCTCCGCTGCACTGATGGAGCGCGGAGGATCCGAAATGAGCATCGACGTCTCCCAGCCCGTGGCCGATCTCGTGACCGCGCACCCCGAGCTCGCGGCGGTGCTCCAGCGCCACCGCATCGACTTCTGCTGCCGCGGCACCCGTCCGCTGCGCGACTGGTGCGCCGATCGCGGGCTCGACACGACCTCGGTCGCGCGCGAGCTCGAGGCGGCGATCGCGTCGCGCGTCCCGAGCGACGACGATCCGCGCGCGCTCTCGACCCCGGCGCTCGCCCAGCACATCGTCGCGCGCCATCACGGGTACCTGCGCGAGGCGCTGCCCTTCCTCGTGCCGCTCGCCGCGAAGGTCGCGCGGGTCCACGGCGATCGTGATCTCCGCCTCGTCGAGCTGCGCACGATCGTCGAAGAGCTCGACGCGTCGCTGCGCCCTCACCTCGAGCGCGAGGAGCTCGATCTCTTCGCGCCGATTGCGCGCGGCGAGCGCGTCCCCCAGCGCGAGCTGGACGCGATGCGCGAGGAGCACCTCGGCGTGGGCGCGCTGCTCGAGCGCATGCGCGAAGCGGCCCGCGACTACGTCGTGCCCGAGGGCGCGTGCCGCAGCTGGACCACGCTGCTCCGCGAGCTCGAGACGCTCGAGCGCGACGTGCTGGTGCACGTCCACCTCGAGAACCACGTGCTCGCGCCGCGGCTCGAGAGAGAGGCGTCGTGACCACCACGCTGCGCGCGCTGATCGAGGAGGAGCACCGCGAGATGGACGTGCTGCTCGCGCGCTCCGACGCGGGCGGCGTGCTCGATCTCGAGGCGTTCGAGGAGCTCCGCGCGCGGCTGCTGCGGCACATCGCGATCGAGGAGAAGCTGATCCTCGCCCAGGTGCGCGCGGTGCGCGGCGGTGAGCCCATCGAGGGCGCGCGGCGGGTGCGGGTCGAGCACGGCGCGATCGCGTCGCTGCTCGTCGGCACGCCCGATGTCGCGCTGGTGGACGAGCTCCGCACGCTGCTCGCCGCGCACGAGGCGTTCGAGGAGCAGGGCCTCTACGCCGCGTGCGAGGAGATCCTCGGCCCGGAGCGCGCGCTCGACATCGCGCATCGCGCGCGCACCTACCCGGTGATCCCGGTCGCGAAGCACTTCGACGGGCCGCTGGTGCCGCGCACCGCGGCCGACGCGCTGCGCGGCGCGGCCCGGATGAAGTTCGCCGCGGGCGGACGATGACCTCAGATCCCGGGAGACGACGACCAGCGCGACCTGCCAGTCGCGACGAGAGGAGAGATCGTCATGGACGACACGCTCGAACGGCGCGCCGAGGCGCGCCGCGACGAAGAGGTGCGCACGCTGAGTGCCCCTCGCATCCGCCACGGCCTCGCGGCCCGCGCGCTCTTCGCGGTGATGGACCTCGTGTACGGCCGCGCCGCGAGCCTCGTGAAGTTCCGCGTGCTCGAGGTGATCGCCCGCGTGCCCTACCAGGCCTGGGAGAACGTCGGGTACGTCGCGATCACCCACACGTATCGCGACCCCGATGCGCCCTCGCGCATCTTCGGTGCGGTGAGCGAGAGCCGCGCCCAGCAGGACAACGAGCAGTGGCACCTGCTGCTGCTCGAAGAGCTCTGCGCGCGACGCGGAGCGCGCGAGACGTGGCTGCTCCACCGCGCGATCCCGCAGCTGCTCGCGATGTTCTACTACCACCTGAGCTGGCTGCTCTACGTGCTGCACCCCGCCTGGAGCTACGCGCTCAACCGCGACTTCGAGGACCACGCCGAGCGCGAGTACATGGCGTTCGTCGCCGCCCACCCCGAGCTCGAGCACGAGCCCTTCGCGTCGCGCTACGAGGCCGAGTACGGGCGCTACCTGAGCGTCGCCGACCTGCTGCGCCAGATCGCGCTCGACGAGCGCGAGCACAAGCTCGAGAGCGAGGCCCGCATCCCGTCGCCGCGCTTCGGGCTCGAGGTGGCTCAGCGATAGGGATCGAAGCGCGCCGACGGCTCGAGCGACGCGTTCATCCGCCGGATCTCTTCGGGTGAGTACGCATCCGCGTGACCGACCGGCAGGCTCTCGCGGATGAACGCCTCGATGACGCCTCGCGCACCGCCGTCGCCTCCGCCCTCGTCGACGTCGCGCCAGAGCTCGAACAGCTGACGGCGACGCTGGGCGGCGGGGCTCTCCTCCGCCCAGAGGCGCGCGAGGCGACCGCGGAGCCGTCGCAGGGCCGCGGCCATCTCGCGCTCGCGCGCCTGCCGCTCGAGGCGCTCGATGAGCTCGGCGTTGTCGTCCTCGAACCGCTGCCGCTCGGCGGCGTAGGGGTCGCCGCCCTGCGCCCGCGTGATCGCGTCGTTCAGGTCGAACCTTCCCTGCGGCGCGACTCCATCGGTCTGGATCGGCGGGCGATCTTCGTAGCGCACCTGCCCGTCCGCGGTGATCACGGCGGTGAACGCGTGGTGCTCGCGCACGTAGGTGCCGTCGGGCCGAGGCCGCGCGGTGAGGCGCTCGCGCTGGGTGAACGACTTCGTCATCGCCTCCGCCCGGAGCGACCCGCTCAGCTCTTGCTCGACCTCGCGCTCGCTGCGCGGCCGGAGATCGTCTCCGGCCCTCGATGCGCTCGCTGGGGCCGAGCGCATCGAGGGCGCGCCCTCGACGACGAACGCGCTCCGCGCGACGGCCGCGGGATCGAAGATCCGTCGCTCGCGCTCGCGACGCTCGGCGTCGGTCTCGACCGGCGGTCGGAGCGGCGCGTCGAGCGGTGTCGAGGGCGCTTCGGGCGTCTCGACGACGACGACCGAGGGCCCTGGGTCGAACGGAACGTCTTCGCGGGCGCGCGCAGCACGCCGCGGAGGCGCGCTCGTCTCCTCGTGCGCGGTGTCGGCGGTTTCCTCGGCACGCGGCACCTCACGCGCGATCGAGGGGCGCGCTTCCGCGATCTCGAACGTGACCTCGTGGGGCGCTCGCGGCGGAGGCTGGATCGCCGATGCGCGCGGCGCGAAGGCGAGGGCGAGCACGACGCATCCGTGGATCGCCGCCGATCCGAGGAGCGATGTCGCGAGCCGCCCGCGCGCTGGATGCATCGGTGGCGATGGTGGGGTCACGCGCGAGACGCGCGCAACCACGGCCGAGCGATCCGCGTTCGTGGTCGTGGCAGTTGCGCATCACGGGGACGAGATGCTCCATGACGCGCACTCCAGCCAGGATGGTCATTCATGAGCTCCGCACGAGCCGCCGCGACACCGAGCGTGTTCACCCATCAGACCCGCGCCGAGTGGGGCCGCGCGGTGATCGCGGAGGCGCTCCCCGATCGCACCAAGTACGTGTTCGAGCATGCGGGTGAACGAACGTTCATGAATGGCCACACCGCGATCCGCGAGCTCGAGCTGCCCGAAGGAGAGCGCGAGTCGCTCGCGAAGCAGCTGCTGCGCCGCCAGGCGCCGGCGACCGCGGGCGCGAAGAAGAAGTCGTCGCGCGCGAAGAGCGCGCCCGAGGCCGCGCCCGCCGAGCCCGCGATCACGTTCGAGCGGCAGCAGGCGATCTTCGCCGCGCGCTTCGCCGGTGGGTTCACCGACGCGAAGTACACGCGCGAGGAGCGCGGGACGCTCGACGGAGAGGAGCGCAACGTCGACGCGCTGATCGCGCTCGCGCGCCAGCTGCTCTCGGTGGAGCGGCTCGACGCGGCGCTCGCGCGCGGCGCGCACGAAGAGATCTTCGCCGACGCGACGAAGGTGCTGGCGGCGACCGATCCGCTCGCGTTCCCCAAGCCCGATCGCCCGGCGTTCCAGAAGGTGCCGGAGAGCGCGCACCCCGAGGTCGCGCGCGCGCTGCGCGAGCTCCTGCACGGCAGCGCGGCCTACGAGCGGCGCTTCGACGACTTCGTGCGCGCGTTGGGCGCGGGGCACGCGCCGTGGACCATCGCGACGATCTTCTCGGCGGCGGTGCACCCCGACGCGCACGTGCTGGTGAAGCCGACGGTGAGCCAGCGTCAGGCGCGCGCGCTCGCGCTCCCGGCGCCGCCGATCGGCGCGCCCTCCGGCGCCGCGTACGCGATGCACCTCGCGGTCGCACGCGCGCTGCGCGATCGGCTCGTCGCGGCAGGGCACACGCCGCGCGATCTCTTCGACGTGTACACCTACGAGTGGCGCACGCTCAGCAAGGGCGCGCTCGCGTCGGCCTCGAGCTGATCCTCTGCCGGAGTGCTCGTCCCGCCGGTCCCGGACGGGAGCGCGCGAAGCGCGCGGACGGTAGGGACCGGCGGGCGAGCCGATTTTTCGACAGTCTTCGAGTCACAGACCGAGCTGGGTCAGCGCGAGGGCGACCGCGGCGGGCAGCGCCTGGATGAACAGGATGCTGCGCTTCGCGGTCGCCGCGCCGTACACGCCGACGACGATCACGAAGAGCAGCAGCACCGACGCGGCCGCGGTCTGCCCGGTGAGCGCAGCCCACGCGAGCGCGGCGCCGAGCGCGCCGTTGTAGACACCCTGGTTGCCCGCGAGCACGCGCGTCGTCTCGGCCTGCTCGGCCGTCTGCGCGAACATCTTGCGCACCCGCGGTGTGGTCCAGAGGAACGTCTCGAGGGCCATGAAGCCGACGTGCAGCAGCGCGACCAAGAGCGTGGCGGCGAGCGAGAGCATGCCGCACTTATGGATCGAAGTTCTTGAGCGGTCGATCAAGAATCGTCGGACGCGTCGTCTGCGAGCAATCCGGTGGCCTCGAGCGCGCGCCGCGCGACGCGCTTCACCCGCGCGCTCGAGACACCGCTGCGCATCATCACGTGGATCGACGTCACCGCGGCCGCGAGCAGCGCGGCGTCGTCCTTCGCGCGCTCGCCGCGCTCGCGCAGGCAGAGCGCGAAGAAGTCCTCCATCGCGCGGAGGCGCCCCGCGACGAGCTCCTGTCCCTGCGGATCGAGCAGCGGATGCTCGACCGCGCTCGTCACCAGCAGACATCCCTTGCCGCGCCGCGAGGGCGCGGTGATCGCGCGGAGCCACCCGCGGATCGCGTCGTGGCTCGGCGCGGCGGGCAGGCCCTGCGACGCGAGGTAACGCTCGATCGCGCGATGGAAGCACGCTTCCTTGCTGGTGAACGCGGCGTAGAAGCTGCCGGGCTGGATGCCCATCGCGTCGCAGAGCTGGCGCACCGAGGTCGATGCGTAGCCGCGCTCCCAGAAGAGGCGCACGGCGACGTCGAGCGCGCCGTCGACGTCGAAGTCTCGCGGTCTGGCCACCTGCGCGTTCTACTCCACGTCGCGATCAGCGGCCCATCACGATGCCGACGCGCGGGGTCTCGCCGCGCTGCCCGGGCGCGCCGCAGAGCCGCGCGCTGCCGGAGGCGATCGAGGACGTCGAGGTCTCGCATCCGGCCGCGGTGGTCGCGCCGATGCCGAACCACCCGTGGAGCTGATCGCACGCCGAGGTCCGCCCCGCGACGACGCCGAGGCGCACCTGGAACGTGCCGAGGCTCGCGTTCACGCCGCTCTCGCAGGCGGTCGGCACGTTGACCGAGACCTGCAGCATCGTGCGCAGCGCGGACGCCGAGGTGCGGAACGTCGCGGTGCCCGCGGTGACGATGTCGCGCAGCGGCGCGGCGCCGGTGCCGTCGAGCTCGGTGATCGCCCACTGCCTCGCGCCGTTGGTGTCCGCGAGCGCGATGCGCAACGTGGTGACCGGCACGTGCCAGTACGCGCGAGAGAGCGCGTCGGCGTAGGCCAGGTCGTTCGTGCCGAGCGGCATCGGCTCGGGGCTCGTCCACGCGGCCGCGCCGAAGCCCAGCACGCCATCGGGCGTGACCTTCGCGAGCAGGGTCCAGCCTCCGTCGTCCTCGCTCGTCTCGCAGTAGACGTCGAAGGGCGCGATCGGTCCGGCGCCATCGGGGTCGATCGTGTAGACGCCGCTCGCGCTGCCCGCGGGGAGCGCGGAGCACGCGGGCAGCGTGCCCCCGCCGTCGATCACGCCCGAGTCGATGGTGCCGGAGTCGATCGCGCCGCCGTCGATCGCGCCGCCGTCGACCGCGCCGCCGTCGATCGCGCCGCCGTCGATCGCGCCCGCGTCGACCAGCTCGGTGCCCGGCTCGACGTCGGGCAGGCTCATCGGGTCCACGTCGCGCGAGTCGCAGCCACCCGCGATGCAGGTGAGCCCCGCGGTGCACTCGATGTCCACGCAGCTCGCGGAGAGCACGACGCGCAGCAGCTTCGAGGTCCGGGGCACGAACGAGGTCTGCACCTCGCGCGTGACGATCACCGTACCGTCCTCGCGCCGGCCCTCGAGCACGAGGTGCACCTGGCGCGACGCGTCTCCGTCGCGCGGCGCCACGACGAACGAGAACGGAATGCTCACACGCTCGTTGGGGTCGGGCGCGGCGAGCGAGAACGTGTGCTCGCCCTCGCCGTTCACGACCGCGCGCACGTCGGCGAGCGGCTCGGGGATCGCGAGGTCGCTCTCGACGACCACGATCAACATCGCTGGATCGTCGGTGCACGCCGAGAGGAGGAGGAGGAGGGCCCAGGCCACGACACGACGAGCCATCGCGCCCGAGGCTACACCGCGCGGAGCGGTCCTGCGCGATCCCCGGCGCGAGCACGGCTGCGAGGGACCCGTGGTACACATCGCGCCCAGTGGCCTCGCACGAGCCTCGTTACATCGTCGGCATCGACCTCGGCACCACGCACACCGTCGTCGCGTACGGTCCCGCGGATGCCAGCTCGCCGCCGAAGATCTTCGAGATCGATCAGCTGATCGCGCCCGGAGAGATCGAGCCGCGCCCGCTGCTGCACTCGCTGCGATATCACCCCGCGCCGGGCGAGATCTCGGACGACGATCTCGCGCTGCCGTGGGGCGAGACCCCGGCGATCCCGGGCAGCGAAGGACGCTACGTGGTGGGCGAGCTCGCGCGGGAGCTCGGCGCGAAGGTGCCGGGACGTCTCGTCGCGAGCGCGAAGAGCTGGCTCTCGCATCCCAGCGTCGATCGCACCGCGCCGATCCTGCCGTGGGGCGCGGCCGAGGACGTGCCGAAGGTGAGCGCGGTCGTCGCGTCGGCGAGCTATCTCGCGCACGTGAAGGCGGCGTGGGATCACCACCACCCGCGCGAGCCGTTCGACGAGCAGGAGGTCGTGCTCACGATCCCCGCGTCGTTCGACGAGGGGGCGCGCGCGCTCACGCTCGAGGCGGCGCGGATCGCGGGCCTGCCCCGGGTGCGCCTGCTCGAGGAGCCGCAGGCCGCGTTCTACGACTGGCTCGCGCGGCGCGGCATCGACGCGGCGGAAGCGGCGGGCGCGACGAAGCTCGCGATGGTGGTCGACGTCGGCGGCGGCACCACCGATCTCACGCTGATCCGGGTCGAGATCCGCGAGAGCGGGCCTCGCCTCACCCGCGTCGCGGTGGGCGATCACCTGATGCTCGGCGGCGACAACATGGACCTCGCGCTCGCGCACGACGTCGAGTCGCGCATCGGCGGAGGCAAGCTCGGCGCGGGACGCTTCACCCAGCTGCTCGTGCAGTGCCGCACCGCGAAGGAGCGCCTGCTCGGAGCGGCGCCGCCCGAGAGCGTGCGCGTGACCGTGCTCGGCTCGGGATCGAAGCTGGTCGGCGGCGCGACGAGCGCGGAGATCACGCGCACCGACGTCGACGCGCGTTTGGTCGAGGGCTTCTTCCCGCTGGTCGGGCTCGACGCGCGACCGCAGAAGCGCGCGGGCGCGATCGTCGAGTTCGGTCTGCCCTACGTCGCCGATCCTGCGGTGACGCGGCACGTCGCGGGGTTCCTCGCGCGTCACGAAGATCTCGCGCGCGAGGCGCTCGGGCCCGAAGGCCCCGCGGTGCCGGACGCGGTGCTGCTCAACGGCGGCGTGTTCCGCGGCGGTCCGCTCGCGGCGCGCATGATCGGACAGCTCGAGTCGTGGCGCGGCGCGAAGGTGCGCGTGCTCGAGAACGACGATCCCGAGCTCGCGGTGGCGCGCGGCGCGGTCGCGTACGGGCTCGCGCGACGCGGCGTCGGGCTGCGCATCGGCGGGGGGTCGGCGCGCAGCTATTTCCTGCTGCTCCCGCCGGTGAGCGAAGAGGCGCCGCGACGCGGCCTGTGTCTGCTCCCGCGCGGCGCCGAAGAGGGCGAGGAGCTCACGCTCGAGGAGCGCACGTTCTCGCTCAAGCTCGGTCAGCCGGTGCGCTTCCTCCTCGCGTCGAGCACCGGACAAGCGGCGTACGTGCGGCCCGGCGAGATCGTCGACGTCGACGACGAGCTCTTCCGCGATCTGCCTCCGCTCGCCGCGGTGCTCGACGACGAGCGCACCAGCGCGACCTCCTCGGGCCAGCTCCGCGCGCCCTCGATCGTGCCCGGCGGGACCTCGCCGCCCGCCGCGCCCCGCGAAGAGCGCGTGAAGCTCGCGGCCGGGCTGACCGAGATCGGCACGCTCGAGCTCTCGTGCCTGCAGCTCCGAGAGGGAGCCGAGCAGGCTCCGTCGCGACGCTGGAAGCTCGAGCTGCAGCTCCGCGGGGGCAGCGACGAGACCCTCGCCGCGCAGCGCATCACCCAGCTGCACCCGCGCGTCAAGGAAGCGCGCGCGAAGATCGACGCGGTCTACGGCAAGAGCGAGGCGGGTCTCGAGGGCAAGCCGCAGAAGTCGCTGCGCACCGATCTCGAGAAGATCCTCGGGCCGCGCGCGCAGTGGAGCACGCCGCTGCTCCGAGAGCTGTGGGGCGCGCTCTTCGCGGGCACCAAGCGCCGTCGCCGCAGCGCCGATCACGAGCGCGTGTGGTTCAACCTGATCGGCTTCTGTCTGCGCCCCGGGTTCGGCTATCCGCTCGACGACTGGCGCGTTCGTCAGCTGTGGACGGTGTTCGATCAAGGCGTGCAGTTCGCGCCCGAGGCGCAGAACTGGAGCGAGTGGTGGACGCTCTGGCGGCGCGTCGCGGGCGGGCTCGATCAGCCGATGCAGCAGAAGGTGCTCTCGTCGATCGAGTGGTACCTGCATCCTCCGACGCCGCGCCCTCGCCCTCGTCCCGCGGGCCCGAAGGCGCTCGGATACGACGACATGGTGCGGCTCGCGGCGTCGCTCGAGCGCCTCACGCCGACCGACAAGGCGCGCATCGGCGACTGGCTGATCGAGCGCCTCGCCCAGCACGGCGAGAACACCGCGTCGTGTTGGGCGGTCGGTCGCATCGGCGCGCGCGTTCCGTTCTCGGGCAGCGCGCATCACGTCGTCGCGCGCACCAAGGCCGAGGAGTGGCTCGCACAGGTGATGAAGCTCGACTGGCGCAAGGTCGAGCCCGCGGCGTTCGCCGCGGCGCAGCTCGCGCGGCGCACCGGTGATCGCGAGCGCGACCTCGACGCGCAGCTCGCGACGCAGGTCGCGACGAAGCTCCGCGCGGTGAGCGCGCCCGAGCCCTGGGTGCGCATGGTGAGCGAGGTCGCGGAGCTCGAGGCGGCCGAGGAGCAGCGCATCTTCGGCGAGTCGCTGCCGCCCGGCCTTCGCCTCATCTCGTGAGGCCTCGAAGGACGCCGCGCACGAACGGGAGGAACCCTTCCCGTCCGGACGCGAGGTCCTTCATGTGCACCGTCGTCGCGTCGCTCAGGCGGAAGATCTCGCCGACGAGCTCGAGCCGCGTCTCGAGCGGGAGCGCGCCACCGATGAACACGTGATCG is a window encoding:
- a CDS encoding dihydroxy-acid dehydratase, producing MALDPRSLRSQQLRRVNFQGDSLRMGMNWTEEDLAKPQILVDSAYGMGHPGTFHFRPLIEEISNGVFEAGGKPGVFTVSDICDGVVQATSGMSYSLVSRDVMAAMVEIHALGHPHDGMVLLSGNDKSVPAHLIAIARCNLPAIHVPGGTQLNAPDYFTSNKLWPLGMHVQRGDSAHEELVERQKNACPTCGACQFMGSASTGQVLAEALGLALPGSALIPVPLTMHLRYARAAGKQILQLVANDLRPREILTRKAFENAVAIHAAVGGSTNALLHVPAAARELGIHLDVDDFDRIHRRVPVIANVKTTGKYPVEYFYYAGGVPRVMLEIRDLLHLDCMTVTGKTLGENLDELERSFFFEERLGYLRNYRIPPTEIIRPRAEPFCVEGGIAILRGNIAPEGAMIKAFSVPPEMRVHIGPARVFDRETACLDALKRREIEPGDVMVIRYEGPRANGMPEMYFASAVLDADPVLGPTTALVTDGRYSGAMKGPCIGHVSPEAADGGPIALVEEGDLVAIDIPRRELALVGLHGRRATEGEVARALAERRARWRPPPPRHDTGILSLFARVASSASTGASLTLTPADHDGPPAAIGPVDDGVSPAGAQAAPLDPTRWDWRAPARVKVVVLDYDFGDIEVERSIIEGAGFELVGAQCKSEDEVIDVARDAYGVLCQYAHVGARAIDALTHCRVIARYGTGVDIVDVDAATEHGIQVTNAPNEWCSDEVADHAVSLWLAAARKIPTYDAATRRGEWKWQTGKPIGRLRGRVFGLLSFGAIARSIADRARPFGVELWAHDPFLDGEVIRAHGVKPVSFAELVAGSDYLVIQSPLTSETRGLFGEDVLRSMKRSAILVNTARGPIVPDHVLHRALTEGWIAGAALDDLEEEPAKSRDWRPDNPLLALDNVIVTPHAAYYSEESIHMVRSIAASEVVRVLTGHRPSSPVNVVEEPERDSA
- a CDS encoding ester cyclase — its product is MLTVFGATGNTGSVVVERLLAAGAKVRAVVRDRDKGAALAAKGAELVVGDVTDAALVARALEGAEGAYLIVPPDLQARDLLAKSRSIVAGYVEGLRRAKVPHAVFLSSVGAQHEAGTGPTRLSHQAEVALRAVGGTRFTFVRAPFFMENLLASAHPMRSDGVLPVLGGGESFAMPMVAAHDLGDVAADALLAPPSATEIVEVRGPRDRSFVEAAAIASEILGREVTARVVPIDAIVPALTSTGMSENVASLFRELSEGAARGLLAYEGAGRTVRGRVTLEEVLRRGLAPSDASSVVRRVFDEVVNQRRTELLPELFAADYEGPQGGRGPASFGALVDTLRGGFPDIQYVLDEVIAQGDRVAVRWSWSGTHRGTFRTFAPTGRTITHRGMSFFELRGGRITRSWTELDRQAFAEQLSA
- a CDS encoding LysR family transcriptional regulator; this encodes MHEVDDAPSLDLLRCFVTLHRERHLSRAAIRLGLSQPAMSRALTRMRESFGDPLFVRTPRGMVPTARADELAPRVVAVLEAAAALVRPTELDPAQLTRTFTVATSGFVDALLLPRLTPLLLREAPGVAITTRPVADDLAESLASGRVDLMIGVGDGVPRDAHRTRLYEESWVCAVRQDHPDVGKRLTLERFVKLPHLLVAPGGNPGSHVDRALAARGLARRVVVRIHAFAPAPAIVASSDLVVTAPRRVIEPLARPFGLRLFPTPIEIPSSTIVAAWHPRAQDDPAHAWFRTALVTAVR
- a CDS encoding DUF542 domain-containing protein, which codes for MSIDVSQPVADLVTAHPELAAVLQRHRIDFCCRGTRPLRDWCADRGLDTTSVARELEAAIASRVPSDDDPRALSTPALAQHIVARHHGYLREALPFLVPLAAKVARVHGDRDLRLVELRTIVEELDASLRPHLEREELDLFAPIARGERVPQRELDAMREEHLGVGALLERMREAARDYVVPEGACRSWTTLLRELETLERDVLVHVHLENHVLAPRLEREAS
- a CDS encoding hemerythrin domain-containing protein, which codes for MTTTLRALIEEEHREMDVLLARSDAGGVLDLEAFEELRARLLRHIAIEEKLILAQVRAVRGGEPIEGARRVRVEHGAIASLLVGTPDVALVDELRTLLAAHEAFEEQGLYAACEEILGPERALDIAHRARTYPVIPVAKHFDGPLVPRTAADALRGAARMKFAAGGR
- a CDS encoding alternative oxidase, which codes for MDDTLERRAEARRDEEVRTLSAPRIRHGLAARALFAVMDLVYGRAASLVKFRVLEVIARVPYQAWENVGYVAITHTYRDPDAPSRIFGAVSESRAQQDNEQWHLLLLEELCARRGARETWLLHRAIPQLLAMFYYHLSWLLYVLHPAWSYALNRDFEDHAEREYMAFVAAHPELEHEPFASRYEAEYGRYLSVADLLRQIALDEREHKLESEARIPSPRFGLEVAQR